In Ctenopharyngodon idella isolate HZGC_01 chromosome 2, HZGC01, whole genome shotgun sequence, the following are encoded in one genomic region:
- the tmem125b gene encoding transmembrane protein 125 → MELLPLSVMSPGAHLHLQADPLWLQRQAMEEQVELWWFNKPHVSLLCYCFSVAMVLSLGSAGVGLLSTASSSVGPSVLWRLGVGSTLCLLALVVLMKQLLSSAVQDMGCIRSRRRIEQLRSGGTADPVLLLFTGLALVVCGTTLLSLTESDMLLSGVTLLASGGAVVLGVMAYGVMVYVQGRRNVRRRRRQRVRVYTVTGQRNRPWRDSTSSQSNLL, encoded by the coding sequence ATGGAGCTTCTCCCTCTGAGTGTGATGAGTCCTGGAGCTCACCTTCATCTGCAAGCGGACCCTTTGTGGCTCCAGCGCCAAGCCATGGAGGAGCAGGTGGAGCTGTGGTGGTTCAACAAGCCGCATGTCTCTCTCCTGTGTTACTGCTTTTCTGTGGCCATGGTTCTGAGCCTGGGTTCGGCTGGTGTGGGGCTCCTCTCGACCGCCTCTTCTTCCGTGGGGCCCTCGGTACTGTGGCGCTTGGGCGTAGGATCTACTCTCTGCCTCCTTGCGCTGGTGGTCCTCATGAAGCAGTTGCTCAGCTCTGCCGTGCAAGACATGGGATGCATTCGCAGCCGCAGACGTATCGAGCAGCTGCGGAGTGGAGGAACGGCAGATCCCGTACTGTTGCTCTTCACTGGCTTGGCACTGGTGGTCTGTGGGACTACGCTTCTCAGTCTCACTGAGTCAGACATGTTGCTTTCTGGTGTGACCCTCCTGGCCAGTGGGGGCGCTGTGGTGCTAGGTGTGATGGCATATGGAGTGATGGTTTATGTGCAGGGAAGGAGAAACGTGAGGAGGCGAAGACGACAAAGGGTGAGAGTGTATACGGTGACAGGGCAAAGGAACCGTCCGTGGAGGGATTCAACATCTAGTCAGTCGAATTTGTTATGA